Proteins from a genomic interval of Paenibacillus sp. FSL R5-0623:
- a CDS encoding transglycosylase domain-containing protein — MVDVNKKKPDEQPVRKRSFARRLGSFVKWMVVLGFMGALFVGGALMGYVSSIVKDEPVRSRALIEQKVSENSITGFAYFADGSPIGQLRTEEDRRPVTTDQIPQKVIDAVISIEDNHFYEHKGVDMSGTLRAVKQKVLKESVQTGGSTLTQQLARRVFLNLDRTEDRKVKEILLSLRLERFLTKDEIMTAYLNKVPFGNGSSGYNVYGIKAAAKGLFNINDLEKINIAQAAYLAGLPQLPSSYSAFNGKGDFVEENFDRAINRQHLVLRRMLELGKINQSEYDKALAFDIKSSLAPKTIKAYNTYPYLMMETERQAAQILMKQLNSDTAESTDKATDAATPQKESSALLEEAQTQLRTGGYRIYTTINKSIYKTMRTIAEDDSNFSADDPVKGKEQTAAMLINHKTGAILGMIEGRDFQDEQMNYATQMIRQPGSTMKPIAAYLPALDEGLVQPASIIDDSPIILKNGPSGYHIAKNANNRYQGLVTARRALNYSLNIPALKLFNEEVGIEKAWTFAKKLGITTIQKEDYQAQTGVLGGLQYGVTVEELTSAYGAIANKGVYNDSYMISKIVDSKGNIVYKHDTEPVQAFSEQTAYLMTDMLRTVITEGTADKVRENYKYSKSVPIVGKTGSTQNYADVWFEGYTPDVTLGVWVGYKQPVNTLESKSQRKRAQQLWSKILNEVIDTQKDLFVTDSFKKPSGIETRTVSAYSGKLPTSMTDKFVTDIFNSKFVPKDSDDGVAKARYITYNGVNYIPRDGTPSDMLKEKTVIKRKKPISDLIKELQNAFSRMSRHESLAYYLPEDADADMPTQIDPRTDNGKAPDAPSNVRISTSGDRAVITFNATPENDVVGYRLYRSVNGGGFQNQGQVVLAGESRSFSAYAAQGGNFAFYVTAVDVAGRESAPSATVNSAGVAPPVEEEINEPIEVPGTIITPGETQTDNTTTTAPGTPGQVSVSALSQGLRIQWASSPNADSYAVYYSETGSAPYTKIGTTAGNTMDYGVPASTSGWFKVSASNSAGESEPSAAIHFQP, encoded by the coding sequence ATGGTTGATGTTAATAAGAAAAAGCCCGATGAACAGCCTGTACGCAAACGTAGCTTTGCCCGCAGACTGGGAAGTTTCGTCAAATGGATGGTTGTCCTTGGATTTATGGGGGCACTATTTGTAGGCGGTGCTTTGATGGGATACGTCAGTTCCATTGTGAAAGACGAGCCTGTCCGTTCAAGGGCCCTGATTGAACAAAAAGTCAGCGAAAACTCCATCACAGGCTTTGCTTACTTTGCCGACGGCAGTCCGATCGGTCAATTACGTACGGAAGAAGACAGGCGTCCGGTCACTACGGACCAGATCCCACAGAAGGTTATTGATGCTGTCATTTCGATTGAAGACAATCATTTTTACGAACATAAAGGTGTAGACATGAGCGGAACACTACGTGCCGTGAAACAGAAAGTGCTGAAAGAATCAGTACAAACCGGCGGTAGTACACTGACTCAGCAATTGGCGCGTCGTGTGTTTTTGAATCTGGATCGCACGGAAGATCGGAAAGTGAAAGAAATTTTGCTCTCACTCCGACTCGAACGTTTCCTGACGAAAGACGAGATCATGACAGCCTATCTGAACAAAGTTCCTTTTGGTAATGGTTCCAGCGGATACAACGTTTACGGAATCAAAGCGGCCGCCAAAGGATTGTTCAATATTAATGATCTAGAAAAAATCAACATCGCTCAAGCTGCTTATCTTGCTGGATTGCCACAACTCCCCTCCTCTTACTCCGCTTTTAATGGTAAAGGTGATTTTGTAGAGGAAAATTTTGACCGCGCAATCAACCGTCAGCATCTGGTACTGCGCCGTATGCTTGAACTGGGTAAAATCAATCAGTCCGAGTATGACAAAGCTCTTGCTTTTGATATCAAAAGCTCACTCGCTCCGAAGACCATCAAGGCTTACAACACTTATCCATATCTTATGATGGAAACGGAACGACAAGCTGCACAGATTTTGATGAAACAGTTGAATTCCGACACAGCTGAATCTACAGACAAAGCTACGGATGCAGCCACACCTCAGAAGGAAAGCAGTGCATTATTAGAGGAAGCTCAGACGCAACTGCGGACAGGTGGATATCGGATATACACGACCATCAACAAAAGTATCTACAAAACGATGCGTACCATTGCGGAAGATGACAGCAATTTCTCAGCAGATGATCCTGTCAAAGGAAAAGAACAAACTGCTGCCATGCTGATTAATCACAAAACCGGTGCTATTCTGGGCATGATCGAGGGTCGGGATTTCCAGGACGAACAGATGAACTATGCAACGCAGATGATACGTCAGCCAGGTTCAACGATGAAACCTATTGCAGCTTATCTGCCAGCTCTGGATGAGGGTCTTGTCCAACCTGCTTCTATTATTGATGACTCACCGATCATTCTCAAAAATGGTCCGAGCGGCTACCACATTGCCAAGAATGCCAACAATCGGTATCAGGGACTGGTCACTGCCCGCAGAGCACTGAATTATTCTCTTAATATACCGGCTCTGAAGTTGTTTAATGAAGAAGTAGGGATCGAGAAAGCTTGGACTTTCGCCAAGAAACTGGGGATTACCACCATTCAGAAGGAAGACTATCAGGCTCAGACAGGTGTTCTTGGAGGTCTCCAATACGGTGTAACCGTTGAAGAATTAACCAGTGCCTATGGTGCTATCGCCAATAAGGGTGTATATAATGATTCTTACATGATTAGCAAAATTGTAGATTCCAAAGGCAACATCGTTTATAAACATGATACTGAACCTGTCCAAGCCTTCTCGGAGCAGACAGCATACCTGATGACCGATATGCTGCGGACCGTTATTACAGAAGGAACGGCAGATAAAGTACGTGAAAATTACAAATATTCCAAGAGTGTGCCAATTGTAGGTAAAACGGGTTCCACTCAAAACTACGCAGATGTCTGGTTTGAAGGTTATACACCAGATGTCACACTTGGCGTGTGGGTTGGATACAAACAGCCGGTGAATACGCTGGAAAGTAAATCACAGAGAAAACGTGCGCAGCAGCTGTGGTCGAAAATCCTGAACGAAGTGATCGATACGCAAAAAGATCTGTTCGTCACGGATTCGTTCAAAAAACCATCTGGCATCGAAACGCGCACGGTGTCTGCATACAGTGGCAAGTTGCCAACATCCATGACTGACAAATTTGTTACGGATATTTTCAACAGCAAGTTTGTTCCGAAGGACAGCGATGACGGTGTAGCCAAAGCCAGGTACATCACTTACAATGGCGTAAACTATATTCCGCGTGACGGAACACCTTCGGACATGTTGAAGGAAAAAACAGTAATCAAGCGTAAAAAACCAATCTCGGATCTCATCAAAGAATTGCAAAATGCATTCTCACGTATGAGTCGACATGAATCACTCGCTTATTATCTTCCTGAAGATGCGGATGCAGACATGCCAACACAGATTGATCCAAGAACAGATAACGGCAAAGCTCCTGATGCACCAAGCAACGTACGGATCTCAACCTCGGGTGACAGAGCAGTCATTACATTTAATGCCACACCTGAAAATGATGTCGTGGGTTATCGTCTGTACCGTTCGGTAAACGGTGGAGGATTCCAGAACCAGGGTCAGGTTGTCTTGGCCGGTGAATCCAGATCATTCTCTGCATATGCTGCGCAAGGCGGTAACTTCGCTTTCTATGTAACGGCAGTGGATGTTGCCGGCAGAGAGTCTGCTCCTAGCGCTACAGTAAATAGTGCTGGTGTAGCTCCTCCTGTGGAAGAAGAGATTAATGAGCCAATTGAAGTTCCAGGTACAATCATTACACCAGGAGAAACGCAGACCGATAACACAACAACGACAGCCCCAGGCACACCTGGTCAAGTCAGCGTATCTGCCCTCTCTCAAGGACTGCGTATTCAATGGGCGTCCAGTCCAAACGCAGATAGTTATGCTGTATATTACAGTGAAACAGGCTCAGCTCCTTACACCAAAATTGGAACAACAGCGGGAAATACCATGGACTATGGAGTACCCGCATCGACGAGTGGATGGTTCAAGGTATCTGCCAGCAATAGTGCGGGTGAATCCGAACCTTCTGCAGCCATACATTTTCAACCCTGA
- the acsA gene encoding acetate--CoA ligase: protein MSQAHGEMLQTVVSESNLGDYTEARSRFDWESVERHFTWHASGKVNMAHEAIDRHVLEGRGGKTALLYSDASREEAYTFADLSEQSSRFGNVLRKYGIAKGERVFIFMPRSPELYFSLLGILKAGAIAGPLFEAFMETAVKDRLEDSGAVALVTTPELLKRIKRSELPELKHIFIVGGGVQTEEGLIDFDAEMSAASDEMEVEWLNREDGLLIHYTSGSTGKPKGVYHVQNAMIQHYYTGKVVLDLREDDVYWCTADPGWVTGTSYGIFAPWLNGVTNVIRGGRFSPQDWYSTIQKNKVTIWYSAPTAFRMLMGAGEETIAQFDLSSLRHVMSVGEPLNPEVVRWGWKAYGQRIHDTWWMTETGAQLICNYPGMPIKPGSMGRPLPGIEAAIIDDHGQELPPYSMGNLAIRTPWPSMMAKIWNNPVKYEEYFRLTGWYVSGDSAYMDEEGYFWFQGRIDDVINSSGERIGPFEVESKLVEHPAVAEAGVIGKPDVTRGEIIKAFVALREGYEATPELKEEIYRFVKEGLSAHAAPREIEFKDKLPKTRSGKIMRRVLKAWELDLPTGDLSTIEE, encoded by the coding sequence ATGAGTCAAGCACATGGTGAGATGCTGCAAACGGTTGTGTCCGAATCTAACCTGGGCGATTACACGGAGGCGAGAAGCCGGTTCGATTGGGAATCGGTGGAAAGGCACTTTACGTGGCACGCCAGCGGAAAAGTAAACATGGCGCATGAAGCGATTGATCGTCATGTACTGGAAGGAAGGGGCGGGAAAACCGCTTTATTGTATAGCGATGCTTCACGTGAAGAGGCCTATACTTTTGCTGATCTGAGCGAACAGTCGAGTCGGTTCGGGAACGTTCTCCGCAAATATGGCATAGCCAAAGGGGAACGGGTGTTTATTTTTATGCCTCGAAGTCCTGAGCTGTATTTTAGTCTTCTGGGCATATTGAAAGCTGGAGCCATCGCGGGCCCGTTGTTCGAAGCTTTTATGGAAACGGCAGTGAAGGATCGGCTGGAGGATAGCGGAGCAGTAGCACTCGTCACCACTCCGGAATTGCTAAAACGCATCAAACGTTCCGAATTGCCCGAACTCAAACATATATTTATTGTGGGTGGGGGCGTGCAGACTGAAGAAGGACTCATCGATTTTGATGCAGAGATGTCTGCCGCTTCGGATGAGATGGAAGTAGAGTGGCTGAATCGTGAGGATGGTTTGCTTATTCATTATACCTCAGGCTCTACGGGTAAACCCAAAGGGGTATACCATGTTCAAAATGCCATGATTCAGCACTATTATACAGGTAAGGTTGTTCTGGATTTACGTGAGGATGATGTGTACTGGTGTACTGCTGACCCTGGTTGGGTGACAGGCACCTCTTACGGTATCTTTGCTCCATGGCTCAACGGAGTAACCAATGTGATACGAGGCGGTCGTTTCAGTCCTCAAGATTGGTACAGCACCATCCAGAAGAACAAAGTCACGATCTGGTACAGTGCACCAACGGCCTTCCGTATGCTGATGGGAGCGGGAGAAGAGACCATTGCCCAGTTTGATCTGAGCAGTCTGCGTCATGTCATGTCTGTCGGTGAACCGCTCAATCCGGAGGTTGTTCGTTGGGGATGGAAAGCCTATGGTCAGCGAATTCATGATACATGGTGGATGACGGAAACAGGTGCACAGCTGATCTGTAACTATCCCGGAATGCCGATCAAGCCTGGCTCCATGGGACGTCCGTTGCCTGGAATCGAAGCAGCCATTATAGATGATCACGGGCAGGAATTGCCGCCGTACAGTATGGGTAATCTGGCCATACGGACACCTTGGCCATCGATGATGGCGAAGATCTGGAATAACCCTGTGAAATATGAGGAGTATTTCAGGCTTACGGGCTGGTATGTATCCGGTGACTCCGCTTATATGGATGAAGAAGGGTATTTCTGGTTCCAGGGACGGATTGATGATGTGATTAATTCGTCAGGGGAGCGTATCGGCCCCTTTGAGGTGGAGAGCAAGCTCGTGGAGCATCCTGCGGTAGCAGAGGCGGGTGTAATTGGTAAGCCGGATGTGACACGTGGGGAGATCATCAAGGCCTTTGTGGCGCTTCGTGAAGGATATGAGGCGACACCGGAGCTAAAAGAAGAGATCTATCGTTTTGTCAAAGAGGGTCTGTCTGCCCACGCTGCTCCGCGTGAGATTGAGTTTAAGGATAAACTGCCCAAGACACGTTCCGGCAAGATCATGCGCCGTGTCTTGAAAGCCTGGGAGCTTGATCTGCCAACAGGAGATCTATCCACCATTGAAGAATAA